A window from Chitinivibrionales bacterium encodes these proteins:
- a CDS encoding ABC transporter permease subunit codes for MSRSNLKLSKIQEIWPIIPASLYLLGFLIIVLVYLLGLSFSHTASGTFPTVKTYSAVFQMEEFRESLLNTFLFVVVGTPLELIVGLFLALLLYKTFFLRDFIRSFMLIPLAIPALVTAIILYILFDYPGGHINHLLLGKYAAFPQLIQSPVNWRGAKVFALGVSLMGKVWRDMPISMLIILAGLNSIDPELFDAARTMGAGFRQQLRRVVLPLILPSMSAVVLLRSIEMWKEFIFPFVLGGQQNLLGTLIESLYNNWGYTDKAAVVALVLVACIILTSLVLILLAELNKRILRR; via the coding sequence ATGTCCCGTAGTAATCTCAAGTTATCGAAAATCCAGGAGATATGGCCGATTATACCGGCATCCCTTTATCTCCTGGGTTTTTTAATCATTGTTCTTGTCTATTTGTTAGGCTTAAGTTTTTCCCATACTGCATCCGGAACTTTTCCTACCGTAAAAACATATTCGGCTGTTTTTCAAATGGAAGAATTCAGAGAATCGCTTTTAAATACTTTTCTCTTTGTTGTTGTAGGAACACCATTGGAATTGATAGTCGGTCTTTTTTTGGCGCTTTTGCTGTATAAAACTTTTTTTCTCCGCGATTTTATCCGAAGTTTTATGCTCATCCCCCTTGCAATACCGGCTCTTGTTACCGCAATTATACTTTATATTCTGTTCGATTATCCGGGGGGACATATCAACCATCTGCTTTTAGGCAAATATGCCGCATTCCCTCAATTGATTCAATCTCCCGTAAACTGGCGGGGAGCAAAAGTATTTGCTCTGGGAGTTTCACTAATGGGAAAAGTATGGCGGGACATGCCTATTTCGATGCTGATAATACTTGCCGGTCTTAATTCAATCGACCCTGAGCTTTTCGATGCGGCCCGTACAATGGGTGCGGGATTCAGACAGCAGCTTCGGCGAGTCGTTCTTCCATTGATACTCCCTTCGATGTCGGCTGTTGTCTTATTGAGATCAATAGAAATGTGGAAAGAGTTTATCTTTCCCTTTGTACTTGGCGGCCAACAAAATCTTTTGGGTACATTGATAGAATCATTATATAATAATTGGGGGTATACCGATAAAGCTGCAGTTGTTGCACTGGTTCTTGTAGCATGCATTATTCTTACAAGTCTTGTACTGATATTGCTGGCCGAACTTAACAAAAGAATTTTGCGGAGGTAG